A stretch of Sulfitobacter sp. THAF37 DNA encodes these proteins:
- a CDS encoding DksA/TraR family C4-type zinc finger protein, whose translation MAGGWARDGAVSEQIEASISDELARLRARRQPTGESLTHCAECEEEIPQRRREALPGVKLCVDCAQERASKAQTRGGINRRGSKDSQLK comes from the coding sequence ATGGCCGGAGGATGGGCGCGCGACGGCGCTGTATCGGAACAGATCGAAGCCTCGATCAGCGACGAGCTGGCGCGGCTCAGGGCGCGCAGGCAACCGACGGGCGAAAGCCTGACCCACTGCGCGGAATGCGAAGAGGAAATACCCCAACGCCGACGAGAGGCGCTGCCGGGGGTCAAACTTTGTGTGGATTGTGCCCAGGAGCGGGCGTCAAAGGCTCAGACGCGGGGTGGGATAAATCGGCGTGGATCGAAGGATTCGCAACTGAAGTGA
- a CDS encoding M3 family oligoendopeptidase, with translation MFQLPYPVHDANAAGGDKNLGDLPEWDLSDLYTGEDAPELKRDLDWLEEACASFAADYEGKLAELDAAGLLDCVLRNEKINQIAGRIMSFAGLRYYQLTTDAGRAKFMSDLQEKITNFTTPLVFFTLELNKLPDDHLDKLLNQNADLARYKPVFDRIRAMKPYQLSDELERFLHDLGVVGDAWERIFDETIAGLEFEVMGEVLGIEGTLNLLTDPDRDTREAAARALAEVFSDRIRTFARVHNTQAKEKEVIDRWRGMETAQTSRHLANHVEPEVVEALRNAVVDAYPRLSHRYYELKRKWLGLDKMQVWDRNAPLPMEDPRIVDWAQAEKTVMEAYTAFDPRMGELAEPFFRKGWIDAAVKPGKAPGAFAHPTVTDVHPYVMLNYLGKPRDVMTLAHELGHGVHQVLAAGQGEMLSSTPLTLAETASVFGEMLTFRKMLDGAKSTAERKVLLAGKVEDMINTVVRQIAFYDFECKLHAARRGGELTPDDINALWMSVQAESLGPAFEFMDGYETFWAYIPHFVHSPFYVYAYAFGDGLVNALYAVYAEGEPGFQEKYFDMLKAGGSKHHKELLAPFGLDATDPAFWDKGLSMISGLIDELEAMED, from the coding sequence ATGTTCCAGCTTCCCTATCCCGTCCATGATGCCAACGCCGCCGGAGGCGACAAGAACCTGGGCGACCTGCCGGAATGGGACCTGAGCGATCTCTACACCGGTGAAGATGCGCCGGAGCTGAAACGCGACCTCGACTGGCTGGAGGAAGCCTGCGCGAGCTTTGCCGCCGATTACGAGGGCAAGCTTGCCGAACTCGACGCCGCCGGTCTGCTGGACTGCGTGCTGCGCAATGAGAAGATCAACCAGATCGCCGGGCGGATCATGTCCTTTGCCGGGCTGCGCTACTATCAGCTGACCACCGACGCGGGCCGGGCCAAATTCATGTCCGACCTGCAGGAAAAGATCACCAATTTCACCACGCCGCTTGTGTTCTTCACGCTGGAACTGAACAAGCTGCCCGACGATCACCTGGACAAGCTGCTGAACCAGAACGCCGATCTGGCGCGCTACAAGCCGGTGTTCGACCGCATCCGCGCGATGAAACCCTATCAGCTGTCGGACGAGCTGGAGCGTTTTCTGCACGACCTCGGCGTGGTCGGCGACGCCTGGGAGCGGATCTTTGACGAGACCATCGCGGGGCTGGAATTCGAGGTGATGGGCGAGGTTCTGGGTATCGAGGGCACGCTGAACCTGCTGACCGACCCCGACCGCGACACCCGCGAGGCCGCGGCCCGCGCGCTGGCAGAGGTGTTCAGCGACCGGATCAGGACCTTTGCCCGTGTGCACAACACCCAGGCCAAGGAAAAGGAAGTCATCGACCGCTGGCGCGGGATGGAGACGGCCCAGACCTCCCGGCACCTGGCCAACCACGTCGAACCCGAGGTCGTCGAGGCGCTGCGCAATGCGGTTGTGGACGCCTATCCGCGCCTCAGCCACCGGTATTATGAGCTGAAACGCAAATGGCTGGGTCTGGACAAGATGCAGGTCTGGGACCGCAACGCGCCCCTGCCGATGGAAGACCCCCGTATCGTGGACTGGGCGCAGGCCGAAAAGACCGTGATGGAGGCCTATACCGCCTTTGATCCCCGCATGGGCGAACTGGCGGAACCGTTCTTCCGCAAGGGCTGGATCGACGCGGCGGTGAAACCGGGCAAGGCGCCGGGGGCCTTTGCCCATCCCACCGTCACCGACGTGCACCCCTATGTGATGCTCAACTACCTTGGCAAACCGCGCGACGTGATGACGCTGGCGCACGAACTGGGCCATGGGGTGCATCAGGTACTGGCGGCGGGTCAGGGCGAAATGCTGTCATCGACCCCGCTGACCCTGGCGGAAACCGCAAGCGTCTTTGGCGAGATGCTGACCTTCCGCAAGATGCTGGACGGGGCAAAGTCGACCGCGGAGCGCAAGGTCCTGCTGGCCGGCAAGGTCGAGGACATGATCAACACGGTCGTGCGCCAGATCGCCTTCTACGATTTCGAATGCAAGCTGCACGCGGCGCGGCGCGGGGGCGAATTGACACCCGACGACATCAATGCGCTGTGGATGTCCGTGCAGGCGGAAAGCCTTGGGCCCGCCTTTGAATTCATGGACGGGTACGAAACATTCTGGGCCTATATCCCGCATTTCGTGCATTCGCCCTTCTACGTCTATGCCTACGCCTTTGGCGACGGTCTGGTGAACGCGCTCTATGCCGTCTATGCCGAGGGTGAGCCGGGCTTTCAGGAGAAATATTTCGACATGCTCAAGGCGGGCGGGTCCAAGCACCACAAGGAGCTTCTTGCCCCTTTCGGTCTCGACGCCACCGACCCCGCGTTCTGGGACAAGGGTTTGAGCATGATCTCGGGCTTGATCGACGAACTTGAGGCCATGGAAGACTGA
- a CDS encoding dipeptidase — protein MRIIKRLLAALIVLVVIALVAFFAFAPGFVEKARNAVLPHDPYPVSEAAQQLHDRLIIGDLHADPLLWNRDLSRRGDYGQVDIPRLLEGNVAVQVFTAVTKSPAGQNYEENSAEAFDNVTSLAIGQLWPPRTWTSLLQRAIYQAEKLEAVEAALPDQFRIIRTRADLDSLLADRAAGQQVVGGILGIEGAHALEGDIANLDRIEAAGHRVIGLHHFFDNALGGSLHGKDKQGLTDFGRAVVREVAQRGLVLDLAHSSPAVALEVIEITDIPLIVSHSGVTAHCETPRNLPDDVMRQIAATGGVIGMGYWDEVTCGDFTPAGVAKMTRTAVDLLGADHVALGSDFDGSVTTAFDTSELAALTQALLDEGLSEDQIAKVMGENMVRVLRARLK, from the coding sequence ATGCGTATCATCAAGCGACTTCTTGCAGCCCTCATTGTACTGGTCGTGATCGCGCTGGTCGCATTTTTCGCCTTCGCCCCGGGATTCGTGGAAAAGGCGCGGAACGCCGTGCTGCCGCATGATCCCTACCCGGTGTCCGAAGCGGCACAGCAGTTGCACGACCGGCTGATCATCGGCGACCTGCATGCCGACCCCCTGCTGTGGAACCGCGACCTGTCCCGGCGCGGCGACTACGGACAGGTCGACATCCCCCGCCTGCTGGAGGGCAATGTGGCTGTGCAGGTCTTTACCGCCGTGACCAAATCGCCCGCCGGTCAGAACTACGAGGAAAATTCGGCCGAAGCTTTCGACAACGTCACCTCGCTGGCCATCGGCCAGCTTTGGCCGCCGCGCACCTGGACCAGCCTGCTGCAACGCGCGATCTATCAGGCCGAGAAACTGGAAGCCGTCGAGGCCGCCCTGCCCGACCAGTTCCGCATCATCCGCACGCGCGCCGACCTGGACAGCCTGCTGGCCGACCGTGCGGCAGGTCAACAGGTTGTTGGCGGCATTCTGGGAATCGAAGGGGCGCATGCGCTGGAGGGTGACATCGCGAACCTCGACAGGATCGAAGCGGCAGGCCACCGGGTCATCGGCCTGCACCATTTCTTTGACAACGCCCTGGGCGGGTCGCTGCACGGCAAGGACAAACAGGGGCTCACAGACTTTGGCCGCGCGGTGGTGCGCGAGGTGGCGCAGCGCGGGCTTGTCCTGGACCTTGCCCATTCCAGCCCGGCGGTTGCCCTGGAAGTAATTGAAATCACTGATATTCCGCTGATCGTCAGCCACAGCGGCGTCACCGCCCACTGCGAAACGCCGCGCAATCTGCCGGACGATGTGATGCGCCAGATTGCCGCCACCGGCGGTGTCATCGGCATGGGCTATTGGGATGAGGTCACTTGCGGCGACTTCACCCCCGCCGGGGTTGCCAAGATGACGCGAACCGCCGTCGACCTGCTGGGCGCGGACCACGTGGCGCTGGGGTCGGACTTTGACGGCTCGGTCACGACCGCTTTCGACACGTCAGAACTGGCGGCGCTGACGCAGGCGCTTCTGGACGAAGGGCTGAGCGAAGATCAGATTGCCAAGGTCATGGGCGAAAACATGGTCCGCGTGTTGCGCGCCCGCCTGAAGTGA
- a CDS encoding ATP-dependent DNA ligase — MKRFAALFNTIDQSTKTTVKVTALADYFSDAADEDRLWTVALFSGRRPKRAVTTTRLREWAAEVADIPLWLFEDSYAIVGDLAETIALVLPPNPSTEDRPLTHWITELRGLAQMEEPARKAFVLSAWQSLGGTERFLFNKLITGGFRVGVSQKLMTRALAQATGKPETELAHRLMGNWHPDDTTWHALIEAADASADASRPYPFYLAYALEDGPESLGDPEPWRAEWKWDGIRGQLILRDGNYYIWSRGEELMTDRFPELARAIDHLPTGTVLDGELLVWLPGAEAPSSFNALQARIGRKTVPKKLLREAPVVIHAYDMLEWQGTDIRHRPFAERRQLLETACADLPPDAPVRLSPQIAFDSWEDLAQRRAAARDAQAEGLMLKRACSPYLAGRKKGDWWKWKLDPLTIDAVMIYAQSGSGRRANLFTDFTFAVWNGNDLVPFTKAYSGLTDAEFRQITAWVRKNTLERFGPVRRVTPHHVFEIAFEGIQPSPRHKSGVALRFPRMKRWRKDKPLQEANTLDDLNDMLRQYG, encoded by the coding sequence ATGAAACGGTTTGCCGCGCTGTTCAACACCATCGACCAAAGTACCAAGACGACGGTAAAAGTTACCGCGCTGGCTGACTATTTCAGCGATGCGGCGGACGAGGACCGGTTGTGGACCGTCGCGCTGTTTTCCGGCCGCAGGCCCAAACGTGCGGTCACGACGACCCGGCTGCGGGAATGGGCGGCCGAAGTCGCGGACATACCGCTGTGGCTGTTCGAGGACAGCTATGCCATCGTCGGCGATCTGGCAGAGACCATTGCGCTGGTCCTGCCGCCGAACCCCTCGACCGAGGACCGCCCGTTGACCCATTGGATCACCGAACTGCGCGGTCTGGCCCAGATGGAAGAACCGGCGCGCAAGGCCTTTGTCCTGTCCGCCTGGCAGAGCCTGGGCGGCACGGAACGGTTCCTCTTCAACAAGCTGATCACAGGCGGCTTTCGTGTCGGCGTCAGCCAGAAGCTGATGACCCGCGCGCTGGCCCAGGCCACAGGCAAGCCCGAGACCGAGCTGGCGCACCGGCTCATGGGCAATTGGCACCCGGACGATACCACCTGGCACGCGCTGATCGAGGCGGCGGACGCCTCCGCCGATGCATCGCGGCCCTACCCGTTCTACCTTGCCTACGCGCTGGAGGACGGACCCGAAAGCCTGGGCGACCCCGAACCCTGGCGCGCGGAATGGAAATGGGACGGTATCCGCGGCCAGCTGATCCTGCGCGACGGCAACTACTACATCTGGTCGCGCGGCGAGGAACTGATGACCGACCGCTTCCCCGAGCTTGCCCGCGCCATCGACCATTTGCCTACCGGCACAGTATTGGACGGCGAGTTGCTGGTCTGGCTGCCCGGTGCCGAGGCGCCGTCGTCCTTCAATGCGCTGCAGGCCAGGATCGGGCGCAAGACGGTGCCCAAGAAGTTGTTGCGCGAGGCGCCCGTCGTCATTCACGCCTACGATATGCTGGAGTGGCAGGGCACAGACATCCGCCACCGCCCCTTTGCCGAGCGCCGCCAGCTGCTTGAGACGGCCTGCGCCGACCTGCCGCCGGACGCGCCCGTGCGGCTTTCGCCGCAGATCGCGTTCGACAGCTGGGAAGACCTGGCACAGCGCCGCGCCGCCGCGCGGGACGCCCAGGCGGAGGGGCTGATGCTGAAACGGGCCTGCAGCCCCTACCTTGCCGGGCGCAAGAAGGGCGATTGGTGGAAATGGAAGCTCGACCCGCTGACCATCGACGCGGTGATGATCTATGCGCAATCGGGATCGGGCCGTCGCGCGAACCTGTTCACCGATTTCACCTTTGCCGTCTGGAACGGCAACGACCTTGTGCCCTTTACCAAGGCCTATTCGGGCCTGACGGACGCCGAGTTTCGCCAGATCACGGCCTGGGTGCGCAAGAACACGCTGGAACGCTTCGGCCCGGTGCGGCGAGTGACACCGCACCATGTTTTCGAGATCGCATTTGAGGGCATCCAGCCCAGCCCGCGCCACAAATCCGGCGTTGCCCTGCGCTTTCCGCGCATGAAACGCTGGCGCAAGGACAAACCCCTGCAGGAGGCAAACACCTTGGACGACCTGAACGACATGCTGCGCCAATATGGATGA
- a CDS encoding alpha/beta fold hydrolase, which yields MPGPDSGQAHWAMTSDDKRIRVGSWPLAHAKGTVLLFPGRTEYIEKYGVTASELAARGLATMAIDWRGQGLADRLAQDPLLGHVDVFQDYQKDVSAMMRAARELGLPRPYFLLAHSMGGCIGLRAVMEGLGVQAAAFTGPMWGIYIKPQLRFLAGLLARNMPRLGRGLDLPPGTVREPYVLSAPFEDNMLTTDQQMYDMMRDQLRAHPELSLGGPSYIWLREALAETMHLAGRAAPSLPAVTWLGSNERIVNTAHVHARMENWKGGRLEIVEGGEHEVLMGNEDQRNAIMDGLEKLFLGTVTR from the coding sequence ATGCCGGGGCCTGACAGCGGTCAGGCCCATTGGGCGATGACTTCCGATGACAAGCGGATCAGGGTCGGGTCATGGCCATTGGCCCACGCAAAAGGAACAGTACTGCTGTTTCCGGGGCGTACCGAATACATCGAGAAATACGGCGTGACCGCCAGCGAACTGGCGGCGCGCGGCCTTGCCACCATGGCGATTGACTGGCGCGGCCAGGGGCTGGCCGACAGGCTGGCGCAGGACCCGCTTCTGGGCCATGTGGATGTCTTCCAGGACTACCAGAAAGACGTCTCGGCCATGATGCGGGCCGCGCGGGAGCTTGGCCTGCCCCGGCCCTATTTCCTGCTGGCGCATTCGATGGGCGGCTGTATCGGGCTGCGCGCGGTGATGGAGGGGCTGGGCGTTCAGGCGGCGGCCTTTACCGGACCGATGTGGGGCATCTACATCAAGCCGCAGCTGCGCTTTCTGGCCGGGCTTCTCGCCCGGAACATGCCACGCCTGGGCCGGGGGCTGGACCTGCCGCCCGGAACGGTGCGCGAGCCCTACGTGCTGTCGGCCCCTTTCGAGGACAACATGCTGACCACCGACCAGCAGATGTACGACATGATGCGCGACCAACTGCGCGCGCACCCCGAACTGTCGCTGGGCGGACCCAGCTACATCTGGCTGCGCGAGGCGCTGGCCGAGACCATGCACCTTGCTGGCCGCGCCGCCCCCAGCCTGCCCGCGGTGACGTGGCTGGGCAGCAACGAAAGAATCGTCAACACCGCCCATGTCCACGCCCGAATGGAGAACTGGAAGGGCGGGCGGCTGGAAATCGTCGAAGGCGGCGAACACGAGGTGCTGATGGGCAACGAAGACCAGCGCAACGCGATCATGGACGGCTTGGAAAAGCTGTTTCTGGGCACGGTGACTCGCTAA
- a CDS encoding ligase-associated DNA damage response exonuclease — MTRAPVLTFTEKGIYCPAGDFFIDPWRPVDRALITHGHADHARGGMGHYLATHAALPVMRHRLGDISADGIAYEELRRIGDAEVSFHPAGHVPGSAQIRVAVGGEVWVVSGDYKVIDDGFSEPFAPVRCHHFITESTFGLPVFRWTPQEDVAAEINGWWAACAAAGKTAFLGAYSLGKAQRLLSMLDTGIGPILTHGAIEATNAVLRDQGLTLPPTIHATAEVDPKAHPGAMVVAPPSALGSKWARRFGPQESAFASGWMALRGVRRRRAGDRGFVISDHADWQGLLSAITQTGAENIYVTHGYTDIFTRYLNENGWRAQVVPTEFEGENLDTGAAE; from the coding sequence ATGACACGCGCACCGGTCCTCACCTTTACCGAAAAGGGCATCTACTGCCCTGCTGGCGACTTTTTCATCGACCCCTGGCGGCCGGTTGACCGGGCGTTGATCACCCATGGCCACGCCGATCACGCGCGCGGCGGTATGGGCCATTACCTTGCCACCCACGCCGCCCTGCCGGTCATGCGCCACCGGCTGGGGGATATCTCTGCCGACGGTATCGCCTATGAAGAGCTGCGCAGGATCGGGGATGCCGAGGTATCCTTTCATCCGGCCGGGCATGTGCCCGGCTCCGCCCAGATCAGGGTTGCCGTGGGCGGCGAAGTCTGGGTCGTTTCGGGCGACTACAAGGTGATCGACGACGGATTTTCCGAACCTTTCGCCCCGGTCAGATGTCATCACTTCATCACCGAGAGCACATTCGGCCTGCCGGTGTTCCGCTGGACCCCGCAAGAGGATGTCGCGGCAGAGATCAACGGATGGTGGGCAGCCTGCGCGGCGGCGGGCAAGACCGCGTTCCTGGGGGCCTATTCCCTTGGGAAGGCTCAGCGCCTGCTGTCGATGCTGGACACCGGGATCGGGCCGATCCTGACCCACGGCGCGATCGAGGCCACCAACGCGGTGCTGCGCGACCAGGGGCTGACACTGCCCCCGACGATCCATGCCACGGCGGAGGTTGACCCCAAGGCGCATCCCGGCGCGATGGTCGTGGCGCCGCCCTCTGCCCTGGGCAGCAAATGGGCGCGCCGGTTCGGCCCGCAGGAAAGCGCCTTTGCCTCCGGCTGGATGGCGCTGCGTGGCGTGCGGCGGCGCCGCGCCGGGGATCGGGGGTTCGTGATATCGGATCATGCCGACTGGCAGGGCCTGCTGTCGGCCATCACGCAAACTGGCGCAGAAAATATATATGTAACGCATGGTTATACGGATATCTTCACGCGATACTTGAACGAAAACGGCTGGCGGGCGCAGGTCGTCCCCACGGAGTTCGAGGGCGAGAACCTGGACACGGGAGCGGCGGAATGA
- a CDS encoding phosphatase PAP2 family protein, which yields MDETPKTPATANGAQTYRHRLIALAKWVRRNAEISTLLVIAAGIVAVWAFAELADEVIEGGTQGVDRTLLLLLRTPGDLSDPIGPPYLEEMGRDLTALGGVVVLSLATCVAAGFFAIRKSYGTMLYVLVATGGGIAFSTVFKQLFDRARPDLVPHGSMVYTASFPSGHSMMAAVVYLTLGALIARVLPQRRLKSYVLSVAMLVTILVGVSRVYLGVHWPTDVLAGWLVGAAWAIVCLLVARGLGRRGHMAPPLAQD from the coding sequence ATGGATGAGACCCCCAAGACACCCGCGACCGCCAACGGCGCACAAACTTATCGGCACAGGCTGATCGCCCTCGCAAAATGGGTCCGGCGGAACGCCGAGATCAGCACCCTTCTGGTCATTGCCGCCGGAATCGTCGCGGTCTGGGCCTTCGCCGAACTGGCCGACGAGGTGATCGAGGGCGGCACGCAAGGGGTCGACCGGACCCTTCTGCTTCTTCTGCGGACGCCGGGCGATCTGTCCGACCCGATCGGCCCGCCCTACCTGGAGGAAATGGGCCGTGATCTGACCGCGCTTGGCGGCGTCGTGGTGCTGAGCCTTGCGACCTGCGTGGCCGCGGGGTTCTTCGCCATCCGCAAGAGCTATGGCACCATGCTTTACGTGCTGGTGGCAACGGGGGGCGGCATCGCCTTTTCAACCGTGTTCAAACAGCTGTTCGACCGTGCGCGGCCCGATCTCGTCCCGCATGGGTCCATGGTCTATACCGCCAGCTTTCCCTCCGGGCATTCGATGATGGCGGCGGTCGTCTACCTGACCCTGGGGGCGCTGATCGCGCGGGTGCTGCCGCAGCGGCGGCTGAAATCCTACGTGCTGAGCGTGGCCATGCTGGTAACAATCCTGGTGGGGGTCAGCCGCGTCTACCTGGGGGTGCACTGGCCGACGGATGTGCTGGCGGGCTGGCTGGTCGGCGCGGCCTGGGCCATCGTCTGCCTGCTGGTCGCGCGGGGCCTGGGCCGCAGGGGCCATATGGCCCCGCCGCTGGCACAGGACTAG
- a CDS encoding pseudouridine synthase: protein MSHRTITFILAESPPPRLDKALARDVPEDAALSRTRLARLIEQGAVRIDGQVVRDARAQVAAGAQVDIGVEEAEESHILPEAIALDIVHEDADLVVLNKPAGMVVHPAPGTPSGTLVNALMAHCGDDLSGVGGMKRPGIVHRIDKDTSGLLVVAKSDAAHHGLAAQFEKHTVERYYQALVYGVPLAGDPRLRGVRGVSFEPGDILKLTTQLARHRTDRQRQAVLFQGGRHAVTRARRVETYGNPPVLALMECWLETGRTHQIRVHMTHAGHALVGDPTYGGKRKLPKGALPPPVADAVRAFPRQALHAAVLGFTHPVSGEALRFEAPLPADMAELLDRLRTAG, encoded by the coding sequence ATGTCGCACCGGACCATCACCTTTATTCTGGCGGAAAGCCCGCCGCCGCGCCTTGATAAGGCGCTGGCCCGCGATGTGCCAGAGGATGCGGCGCTGTCGCGCACCCGGCTGGCGCGGCTGATCGAACAGGGGGCGGTCCGCATCGACGGACAGGTGGTGCGCGACGCGCGTGCGCAGGTCGCGGCCGGGGCGCAGGTGGACATCGGGGTGGAGGAGGCCGAGGAGAGCCATATCCTGCCGGAGGCGATCGCGCTGGACATCGTCCATGAAGACGCGGATCTGGTGGTGCTGAACAAGCCAGCGGGCATGGTGGTGCACCCGGCGCCCGGCACGCCGTCGGGCACGCTGGTGAACGCGTTGATGGCCCATTGCGGCGATGATCTGTCCGGCGTGGGCGGCATGAAGCGGCCCGGCATCGTGCACCGGATCGACAAGGACACCAGCGGGCTGTTGGTGGTCGCCAAGTCGGACGCGGCGCATCACGGGTTGGCCGCACAATTCGAAAAGCACACGGTGGAGCGGTATTATCAGGCGCTTGTCTACGGTGTGCCCCTGGCCGGCGATCCGCGGCTGCGGGGGGTCAGGGGGGTGTCTTTCGAACCGGGCGATATTCTGAAGCTGACGACTCAGCTGGCGCGGCACCGGACCGACCGGCAGCGGCAGGCGGTGCTGTTCCAGGGTGGCCGCCACGCGGTGACGCGCGCGCGCCGGGTCGAAACCTACGGCAACCCGCCTGTGCTGGCGCTGATGGAATGCTGGCTCGAGACCGGGCGGACCCACCAGATCAGGGTGCACATGACCCATGCGGGCCATGCGCTGGTGGGCGATCCCACCTATGGCGGCAAGCGCAAGCTGCCCAAGGGGGCGCTTCCACCGCCGGTGGCGGATGCGGTGCGCGCCTTTCCGCGCCAGGCGCTGCATGCCGCCGTTTTGGGGTTCACGCACCCGGTGTCGGGCGAGGCCCTGCGCTTTGAGGCGCCGTTGCCCGCCGACATGGCGGAACTGCTGGACCGGCTGCGGACGGCGGGATGA
- a CDS encoding Gfo/Idh/MocA family protein, giving the protein MTHLRWGVLGASNFARQEMAPAIHAAKGAELAALATSSPAKAEGFRAFAPGLRVHQDYAALLDDSEVDAVYIPLPNHLHVEWAIKALDAGKHVLCEKPLGLKAADFDPVIDARDRTGLLCAEGFMIAHHPQMQRARELLKDGSLGRLRHVSVAFSYFNDDPDNIRNQAQAGGGAMPDIGVYACGVARLLTGAEPVAISHAGIDWDNGVDTKALIDADFGDFTYSAMVSTRMAPRQEVVLHGDKGVLRLTCPFNAGVFDQAELHLETEVGTRTVERFANVNHYVLQVEAFGRSVLQGEDYPCALEFSQGTQRMIDMVYAAGKA; this is encoded by the coding sequence ATGACCCATTTGCGTTGGGGCGTCCTGGGGGCGTCCAATTTTGCCAGGCAGGAGATGGCCCCGGCCATCCATGCTGCCAAAGGGGCCGAACTGGCCGCGCTGGCCACGTCTTCGCCGGCCAAGGCGGAAGGCTTCCGGGCGTTTGCGCCGGGCTTGCGTGTCCATCAGGACTACGCGGCGCTGCTGGACGATAGTGAGGTCGATGCGGTCTACATTCCTCTGCCGAACCACCTGCACGTCGAATGGGCGATCAAGGCGCTGGATGCGGGCAAGCATGTGCTTTGTGAGAAACCGCTGGGCCTGAAAGCGGCGGATTTCGACCCTGTGATCGACGCGCGGGACCGGACCGGTCTGCTGTGCGCCGAAGGGTTCATGATCGCGCACCACCCGCAGATGCAGCGGGCGCGGGAGCTTCTGAAGGACGGTAGTCTGGGCAGGCTGCGGCATGTAAGCGTGGCCTTTTCCTATTTCAACGACGATCCGGACAACATCCGCAATCAGGCGCAGGCCGGGGGCGGTGCCATGCCGGACATCGGGGTCTATGCCTGCGGTGTGGCGCGGCTGCTGACCGGGGCGGAACCGGTTGCCATTTCCCATGCCGGGATCGACTGGGACAATGGGGTCGATACGAAGGCGTTGATCGACGCGGATTTCGGTGATTTCACCTACAGCGCCATGGTTTCCACCCGGATGGCGCCCCGGCAGGAGGTGGTGCTGCACGGGGACAAGGGGGTGCTGCGCCTGACCTGTCCGTTCAACGCGGGCGTGTTCGATCAGGCGGAGCTGCATCTTGAGACCGAGGTCGGCACCCGCACCGTTGAGCGGTTTGCGAACGTGAACCACTACGTGCTGCAGGTCGAAGCCTTTGGGCGCAGCGTTCTGCAGGGCGAAGATTACCCCTGTGCCCTGGAGTTCAGCCAGGGCACGCAGCGGATGATCGACATGGTTTATGCCGCGGGCAAGGCCTGA
- the rpoH gene encoding RNA polymerase sigma factor RpoH: MANYANLPAPTPEGGLNRYMQEIRKFPLLEPEEEYMLAKRWVEEQDTEAAHRMVTSHLRLAAKIAMGYRGYGLPQAEVISEANVGLMQAVKRFDPEKGFRLATYAMWWIRASIQEYILRSWSLVKLGTTSGQKKLFFNLRKAKNKIGALEDGDLRPENVTEIATQLGVTEDEVISMNRRMSGGDASLNATVGTEGEGTMQWQDWLEDEGADQAGDYAERNELETRREMLAEALEVLNDREKDILTQRRLSDETVTLEDLSAQYDVSRERIRQIEVRAFEKLQKRMRDLAREKGMTVDA, from the coding sequence ATGGCAAATTATGCAAACCTGCCGGCACCGACTCCTGAAGGCGGTCTTAACCGGTACATGCAGGAGATTCGCAAGTTTCCCCTGCTGGAGCCCGAGGAAGAATACATGCTCGCCAAGCGGTGGGTGGAAGAGCAGGACACGGAAGCCGCGCACAGGATGGTCACCAGCCACCTTCGGTTGGCCGCAAAGATCGCGATGGGCTACCGCGGCTACGGCTTGCCGCAGGCCGAGGTGATCTCGGAGGCGAACGTGGGCCTGATGCAGGCGGTGAAACGCTTTGATCCCGAAAAGGGGTTCCGCTTGGCGACCTACGCCATGTGGTGGATCCGCGCGTCGATCCAGGAGTACATCCTGCGGTCCTGGTCGTTGGTGAAACTGGGCACGACCTCGGGTCAGAAGAAGCTGTTCTTCAACCTGCGCAAGGCCAAGAACAAGATCGGCGCGCTGGAGGATGGCGATCTGCGCCCCGAGAACGTGACCGAAATCGCGACGCAGCTGGGCGTGACCGAGGACGAGGTGATCTCGATGAACCGGCGGATGTCGGGCGGCGATGCGTCGCTGAACGCGACTGTCGGCACCGAGGGCGAAGGCACGATGCAATGGCAGGACTGGCTGGAGGACGAGGGCGCGGACCAGGCGGGCGATTACGCCGAACGGAACGAGCTGGAGACCCGTCGCGAGATGCTGGCGGAGGCGCTGGAGGTCCTCAACGACCGGGAGAAGGATATCCTGACCCAGCGCCGCCTGAGCGACGAGACCGTCACGCTGGAGGATCTGTCGGCGCAATATGACGTGAGCCGCGAACGCATCCGCCAGATCGAGGTGCGGGCCTTTGAAAAGCTGCAGAAACGCATGCGCGACCTGGCCCGGGAAAAGGGCATGACGGTGGACGCCTGA
- a CDS encoding SCP2 sterol-binding domain-containing protein, translated as MSDIVNQAVVILNEKLSTADFDGTAKFDIKNEGAIMMDSSGARAGDEPADVTLSADADTFQSILDGDTNPTAAFMSGKLGVDGDMGMAMKLASVLA; from the coding sequence ATGAGCGATATTGTGAACCAAGCCGTTGTCATCCTGAACGAAAAACTCTCGACCGCGGATTTCGACGGCACCGCGAAGTTCGACATTAAGAACGAAGGCGCGATCATGATGGACAGCAGCGGCGCGCGCGCGGGCGACGAACCCGCCGACGTGACGCTGAGCGCCGACGCCGACACGTTCCAGTCGATTCTCGACGGCGACACGAACCCCACCGCGGCCTTCATGTCCGGCAAGCTGGGCGTGGACGGCGACATGGGCATGGCAATGAAGCTGGCGTCCGTCCTGGCCTGA